A window of Perognathus longimembris pacificus isolate PPM17 chromosome 6, ASM2315922v1, whole genome shotgun sequence contains these coding sequences:
- the C6H6orf226 gene encoding LOW QUALITY PROTEIN: uncharacterized protein C6orf226 homolog (The sequence of the model RefSeq protein was modified relative to this genomic sequence to represent the inferred CDS: deleted 1 base in 1 codon): MAQPGVPGGAAAPAAPRESAPASATLAQQMRLLQRGQELAGLERRTITATQGAPRRPTASRLPPRPKPWEAAAPARPGPASAAARDAE; encoded by the exons ATGGCGCAGCCGGGGGTGCCGGGCGGGGCCGCTGCGCCGGCCGCCCCGCGGGAGTCGGCCCCGGCCTCGGCGACCCTGGCGCAGCAGATGCGGCTGCTCCAGCGGGGCCAGGAGCTCGCGGGCCTGGAGAGACGCACCATCACGGCGACCCAAGGC GCCCCACGGCGTCCCACGGCGTCCCGGCTCCCGCCGAGGCCCAAGCCCTGGGAGGCCGCggctccggcccggcccggccccgcgagCGCAGCAGCGCGGGACGCGGAGTGA
- the Rpl7l1 gene encoding 60S ribosomal protein L7-like 1: MLSSRTAKMADEGERKRIPLVPENLLKKRKAYQALKATQAKQALLAKKERKGKAFKFKRLEAFLNESWRQQRDMVRVRRLDMKPRALEVPDKHTLAFVIRIERIVGVSLLVQKTIASLRLKKLFSGVFVKVTPDNIRMLRIVEPYVAWGFPNLKSVRELILKRGQAKVQNKIIPLTDNTMIEKHLGKFDVICLEDLIHEIAFPGKYFQQISRFLCPFQLSVARHATKNRVGFLKEMGSPGYRGESINQLIRQLN; the protein is encoded by the exons ATGCTCAGCAGTCGCACGGCAAAGATGGCCGACGAAGG ggaaagaaaaaggatccCTTTGGTTCCAGAAAATCTGCTGAAAAAGAGGAAAGCCTATCAAGCCCTCAAAGCCACTCAAGCAAAGCAAGCGCTCTTGGCAAAAAAGGAG aggaaaggaaaagcattCAAATTTAAGCGACTGGAGGCATTTCTAAATGAATCGTGGCGACAGCAGCGTGACATGGTGCGTGTCAGACGTCTGGACATGAAACCTCGTGCTTTGGAAGTTCCCGATAAACATACCTTGGCCTTTGTTATACGCATCGAAAG AATTGTTGGAGTGAGCTTATTGGTGCAGAAGACCATTGCAAGTCTTCGTCTGAAGAAATTGTTTAGTGGTGTCTTTGTCAAAGTCACTCCCGATAACATAAGAATGTTGCGGATAGTGGAACCTTACGTGGCCTGGGG ATTTCCCAATCTGAAGTCTGTCCGAGAACTCATCCTGAAACGTGGACAAGCGAAGGTTCAGAATAAGATCATCCCTCTGACGGACAATACCATGATTGAGAAGCACCTGG GGAAATTTGACGTCATTTGCCTGGAAGACCTCATTCATGAAATCGCCTTCCCGGGGAAGTACTTCCAGCAGATCTCCAGGTTTTTGTGTCCTTTCCAACTCTCCGTTGCCCGTCATGCAACCAAAAATAGAGTGGGCTTCCTCAAGGAGATGGGCTCACCTGGCTATCGGGGCGAAAGCATCAATCAGCTCATCCGCCAGCTGAACTAG